The Antricoccus suffuscus genome window below encodes:
- a CDS encoding PDZ domain-containing protein, translating to MSRRFQTLCGGVVVLAVLLLIVLTVKVPFVAEVPGPTANTIGKYDGKQVIKVDGDIKLNKSSGNLNLTTVGIVENLTVFQAIEGWFDDGVSVVPTEVIYPPNVSREATDKQNKADYDNSENFAVAAALGHLGYPTKVVVVTPPKGSDLKSGDAIDSVGGTAITSFADLQGVLKTIAPDTAVEVGYQHFGVPATTSITTQKPTGKDAGSGGSRLGVTVNARPYAPFNVTFAQNDIGGPSAGLMLTLGVLDLVGPKSITGGHFIAGTGTIDAEGKVGPIGGIRLKMKKAAEVGADIFLAPAKNCAEAMTDPPANLKVAKIDSLDSALDTIAKYNAGEKFPTC from the coding sequence ATGAGTCGTCGGTTTCAGACCCTGTGCGGGGGAGTCGTTGTTCTCGCGGTGCTGCTGCTGATCGTGCTCACTGTGAAGGTGCCGTTTGTTGCGGAGGTTCCGGGTCCGACAGCGAACACCATCGGCAAGTACGACGGCAAGCAAGTCATCAAAGTCGATGGCGATATCAAGCTCAACAAGTCTTCAGGCAACCTCAACTTAACTACCGTTGGGATCGTCGAGAACTTGACGGTCTTCCAGGCGATCGAGGGCTGGTTTGACGATGGGGTGAGCGTCGTACCAACTGAGGTCATTTATCCGCCGAACGTGTCGCGCGAAGCGACCGATAAGCAAAATAAGGCGGACTACGACAACAGCGAGAATTTTGCCGTTGCGGCCGCGCTTGGTCATCTCGGTTATCCGACGAAGGTTGTGGTTGTGACTCCGCCCAAGGGTTCCGATCTGAAGTCCGGTGACGCTATCGACTCTGTTGGCGGTACGGCAATTACGTCGTTCGCGGACTTGCAGGGTGTGCTCAAGACTATTGCGCCGGATACTGCGGTCGAGGTGGGCTACCAGCATTTCGGCGTACCGGCGACGACCTCCATCACGACCCAGAAGCCGACCGGCAAAGATGCGGGTTCCGGCGGTTCGAGGCTTGGCGTCACTGTCAACGCTCGTCCGTACGCGCCGTTCAACGTCACCTTCGCGCAGAACGATATCGGCGGGCCATCCGCCGGTCTCATGCTCACCCTCGGCGTACTCGATCTGGTGGGGCCGAAGTCGATCACGGGCGGCCATTTCATCGCCGGCACGGGCACGATCGACGCCGAGGGCAAGGTGGGCCCGATCGGCGGCATCAGGCTGAAGATGAAGAAGGCCGCGGAGGTAGGCGCGGACATCTTCCTTGCGCCGGCCAAGAACTGTGCTGAGGCGATGACCGACCCGCCGGCCAATCTCAAGGTCGCCAAGATTGACAGCCTCGACAGCGCGCTCGATACGATCGCGAAGTACAACGCGGGCGAAAAATTTCCGACCTGCTAG
- a CDS encoding zinc-dependent metalloprotease, whose translation MTKPPFGFSASGPDDPDDSDHNSEHHDLSKNSGDASEASSDSGQDQSGNPFANNPFGFMFPGFGGTPGTPGSGPQLPPGMQMPGGMPMDLNAAMPFIQQLQQMFSQQSGPVNWDLAKQGALAHANANQRSLTAADKIAVKEAVHLADLWLNEATTFPSGVTTTASWTRAEWIEHTLPVWSQLCDPVAAQLVSAMSAMIPTNDEQQMPAGFPGFEGIMGTMGGMIFGTQVGQAIAQLASEVLSSTDVGLPLGPAGTAVLLPQNVDAFSEGLEIGADEIRLYLALREVTYQRLFAHVPWLKQRVLNTVEAYAKGIVVDKDAIERSISEIDPADLQSNPEKLQEIFSSGVFEPETTEAQKQSLASLETLLALIEGWVDRVVTKVAGDRLPAENALGEMMRRRRAAGGPAEQTFATLVGLELRPRRLREAAKLWAEIEKRRGVEGRDAIWEHPDLLPSSSDLDHPEAFADMTSNSSFTDADFDALLRGDDNPADEPADTAGTDSDSDAGTDANSDNNDDRPDDSDGTTQV comes from the coding sequence ATGACGAAGCCGCCGTTCGGGTTCAGCGCATCCGGACCTGACGATCCGGATGACTCCGACCACAACTCTGAGCACCACGACCTCTCTAAGAACTCGGGCGATGCTTCCGAGGCATCTTCGGACAGTGGCCAGGATCAATCCGGCAACCCATTCGCCAACAACCCATTCGGTTTCATGTTCCCTGGTTTTGGCGGCACACCCGGCACGCCGGGCAGCGGGCCTCAGCTTCCGCCGGGCATGCAGATGCCAGGCGGAATGCCCATGGACCTCAACGCCGCAATGCCCTTTATTCAGCAACTGCAGCAGATGTTCAGTCAGCAAAGCGGTCCGGTGAATTGGGATCTCGCCAAGCAGGGTGCACTCGCGCACGCGAACGCCAACCAGCGCTCGCTTACCGCAGCAGACAAGATCGCCGTCAAGGAGGCCGTCCATCTAGCCGATCTGTGGCTCAACGAGGCAACGACCTTCCCCAGCGGCGTCACGACAACCGCGAGCTGGACACGCGCCGAATGGATCGAACACACGCTGCCGGTCTGGTCGCAACTGTGCGACCCGGTCGCTGCCCAGCTGGTCAGCGCGATGTCGGCGATGATCCCGACGAACGACGAACAGCAAATGCCCGCAGGATTCCCGGGGTTCGAAGGGATCATGGGAACTATGGGCGGGATGATCTTCGGCACGCAAGTCGGCCAGGCCATCGCGCAACTCGCCTCCGAAGTGCTGTCCTCCACTGACGTCGGCCTTCCGCTTGGGCCGGCAGGTACCGCGGTACTTCTGCCTCAAAATGTGGATGCGTTCTCCGAAGGCCTGGAGATCGGCGCCGACGAGATCCGGCTTTACCTCGCATTACGCGAAGTCACGTACCAGCGGCTGTTCGCGCACGTCCCGTGGCTCAAGCAGCGCGTCCTCAACACCGTCGAGGCATACGCCAAGGGCATCGTAGTCGACAAGGACGCCATCGAGCGCTCAATCAGCGAGATCGATCCCGCCGACCTTCAGTCCAATCCGGAGAAGCTGCAGGAGATCTTCTCCAGCGGTGTCTTCGAACCGGAAACCACCGAGGCGCAGAAACAGTCCCTCGCCAGCCTCGAGACGCTGCTCGCGCTCATCGAAGGGTGGGTTGATCGTGTCGTGACCAAGGTCGCCGGTGACCGGCTGCCCGCGGAGAACGCGCTGGGCGAAATGATGCGCCGGCGCCGTGCAGCAGGTGGGCCAGCCGAACAGACATTCGCGACCCTCGTCGGCCTGGAACTACGTCCGCGCCGACTTCGCGAAGCGGCAAAGTTGTGGGCCGAGATCGAGAAGCGCCGCGGTGTCGAGGGTCGCGACGCGATCTGGGAGCATCCGGACCTGCTGCCAAGCTCGTCCGACCTCGACCACCCCGAGGCGTTCGCTGACATGACCTCGAATTCTTCGTTCACCGACGCCGACTTCGATGCGCTACTTCGCGGCGACGACAACCCTGCCGACGAACCAGCCGACACGGCGGGCACGGACTCGGACAGCGACGCGGGCACGGATGCAAACTCGGACAACAACGACGACAGGCCTGACGACTCGGATGGCACTACCCAGGTCTGA
- a CDS encoding MalY/PatB family protein, translating to MSHPYDAITLDELRTRHSVKWRTHPPEVVPAFVAEMDFPLAEPIVDVLHEYAARGDTGYSHRGALAETYAQYAAARDGVGPDPAHTMVVQDVLSGIRTALQALTNPGDGVAFFVPSYPPFFRTIEVVDRRCAPVPLAYDSTRARYDIDFAALDRVLSDPSVRALLLCNPQNPTGRVFMRPELMQIAQYAERHGVVVLSDEVHAPLTFDAHVHVPFASLDTDAATHSVSFVSASKAWNVPGLKCALAIAGGAASWKALEKAPNLASFGTSILGVAANTAAFAEGGPWLADTLDYLAANRTLFGELLATHLPDARWSPQDATYLAWVDCTNLGLGDDPATAFLDRGKVAVNHGITFGPEGAGFVRVNLATPRPILEEVVRRLAGSV from the coding sequence ATGTCACACCCGTACGACGCAATCACCCTGGATGAGCTCCGCACTCGGCACAGCGTTAAATGGCGGACCCATCCGCCGGAGGTGGTTCCGGCGTTCGTCGCCGAGATGGACTTCCCGCTTGCCGAGCCGATCGTCGACGTACTGCACGAGTACGCCGCGCGCGGCGACACCGGCTACTCGCATCGTGGCGCGCTCGCCGAGACCTATGCGCAGTACGCCGCGGCCCGCGACGGCGTAGGGCCCGATCCCGCGCACACCATGGTCGTCCAGGATGTGCTGTCGGGCATCCGGACCGCCCTGCAGGCACTTACCAACCCCGGGGACGGCGTCGCGTTCTTCGTCCCGTCGTACCCGCCGTTCTTCAGAACCATCGAGGTCGTCGATCGTCGCTGCGCGCCGGTGCCGCTTGCCTACGACAGCACGCGGGCTCGATACGACATTGACTTCGCGGCACTCGACCGCGTCCTATCCGACCCATCGGTCCGTGCGCTGCTGCTGTGCAACCCGCAGAACCCCACCGGACGGGTGTTTATGCGTCCTGAACTGATGCAGATTGCCCAGTACGCCGAGCGCCACGGCGTCGTCGTACTCAGCGACGAGGTACACGCCCCGCTCACCTTCGACGCTCACGTCCACGTCCCGTTCGCCTCGCTCGACACGGATGCGGCCACCCACAGCGTGAGTTTCGTGTCCGCGTCCAAGGCGTGGAACGTGCCAGGCCTTAAATGTGCGCTCGCGATTGCCGGCGGCGCCGCCTCGTGGAAGGCACTCGAGAAGGCACCCAACCTCGCGTCGTTCGGTACGTCGATTCTCGGCGTGGCAGCCAATACCGCCGCGTTCGCCGAGGGTGGGCCTTGGCTGGCTGACACTCTGGACTACCTCGCCGCGAACCGGACGTTGTTCGGCGAACTGCTCGCCACGCACCTGCCGGATGCGCGCTGGTCACCGCAGGACGCGACGTACCTCGCCTGGGTGGACTGCACAAATCTTGGCCTCGGCGACGACCCGGCGACCGCATTTCTCGATCGCGGCAAGGTAGCGGTCAACCACGGCATTACTTTCGGTCCGGAGGGCGCCGGCTTCGTCCGCGTCAACCTGGCCACTCCCCGACCGATCCTCGAAGAGGTCGTACGCCGCCTCGCCGGGTCCGTCTGA
- a CDS encoding M48 family metallopeptidase — protein sequence MAAADSTTYQFGTIDGVPVEVRRSRRRKRSVQAYRDGAKIVVLLPASMSRSEQTRWVHQMVDKVTSMERRRRSGVPASDEALLARSAMLSRRYLPPDTTPASVRWVTNQNSRWGSCTPSTKVIRLSHRLKSMPQWVVDYVLLHELTHLIVPGHGADFWAHLTGYAYTERAQGYLEGVQATAQLENVWELGEVADEHAG from the coding sequence GTGGCTGCCGCGGACTCGACGACCTACCAGTTTGGAACGATTGACGGCGTACCGGTGGAGGTACGCCGCAGTCGTCGGCGCAAGCGCAGCGTGCAGGCCTATCGGGATGGCGCCAAGATCGTGGTGCTGCTACCGGCGTCGATGTCTCGCTCGGAACAGACCCGCTGGGTGCATCAGATGGTCGACAAGGTGACCTCGATGGAGCGCCGCCGGCGCAGCGGCGTGCCGGCGAGCGACGAGGCGTTGCTGGCGCGTTCGGCGATGCTCTCGCGACGCTACCTACCGCCAGATACGACGCCGGCAAGTGTGCGGTGGGTGACTAACCAAAACTCCCGCTGGGGCTCGTGCACGCCGTCGACTAAAGTGATCCGCCTATCGCACCGGCTCAAGTCGATGCCGCAATGGGTCGTGGACTACGTGTTGTTGCACGAACTGACGCACCTGATTGTGCCCGGTCATGGGGCGGACTTCTGGGCGCACTTAACCGGATACGCCTACACCGAAAGAGCGCAAGGCTACCTCGAAGGGGTGCAGGCCACTGCCCAGCTCGAGAATGTCTGGGAGCTCGGCGAGGTCGCCGACGAACACGCCGGCTAA
- a CDS encoding DUF5679 domain-containing protein yields the protein MSETYNGYCVKCKEKRDFDGEEQVNEKGTRMAKGTCPTCGTKMNRILGKA from the coding sequence ATGTCCGAGACGTACAACGGCTACTGCGTGAAATGCAAAGAAAAGCGCGATTTCGACGGCGAAGAACAGGTCAACGAAAAAGGCACTCGTATGGCGAAGGGCACCTGCCCCACCTGCGGCACGAAGATGAACCGCATCCTCGGCAAGGCCTAG
- a CDS encoding ABC1 kinase family protein yields the protein MDELPQRSVRRTAKLASLPLGVAGRAATGVGKRLAGSSALEVTQSKQERAAAQLFEVLGQLKGGAMKLGQALSVFEAAFPDDMAAPYREALTKLQEQAPPMPTATVKSVLDEQFGAHWIDRFESFDDQPAAAASIGQVHRGVWHDGRDVAVKVQYPGAGPALMADLNQLSRFAKIYGMITPGIDIKPLIAEIRERVIEELDYRLEAQSQRAFAAAYADDPDFVVPKVVASAPKVIISEWIDGTPVSHVIARGSKKQRDRAGILMSTLHFSGPARAGLLHADPHPGNYRLMDDGRLGVIDFGAVKHLPDGLPEMIGTAARMTLDGDADGVLAMLREAGFVKPTIRVDAQAVLEYLRPILEPLAKPTFAFSREWIKAEAARLGNPRSDANKLGRQLNLPPEYLMIYRVTLGSIGVLCQLEAEGPFRGVVERWLPGFDG from the coding sequence GTGGACGAACTCCCGCAGCGCTCGGTACGGCGTACGGCAAAGCTCGCGTCGCTGCCCCTCGGGGTCGCCGGCCGGGCGGCCACAGGTGTCGGCAAGCGTCTCGCCGGCAGCAGCGCCCTCGAGGTGACCCAGAGCAAACAGGAGCGCGCCGCCGCGCAGCTGTTTGAAGTGCTCGGGCAGCTCAAAGGCGGAGCCATGAAACTCGGCCAGGCGCTGAGCGTCTTCGAGGCGGCGTTCCCGGACGACATGGCCGCCCCCTACCGCGAGGCGCTGACCAAACTGCAGGAGCAAGCGCCACCGATGCCGACCGCGACGGTCAAGTCGGTGCTCGACGAGCAGTTCGGCGCGCACTGGATCGACCGTTTTGAGTCCTTCGACGACCAGCCCGCGGCCGCGGCCAGTATCGGACAGGTTCATCGGGGTGTCTGGCACGACGGCCGGGACGTCGCGGTCAAGGTGCAGTACCCCGGCGCCGGACCGGCTCTCATGGCAGACCTCAACCAGCTGTCCCGCTTCGCCAAGATCTACGGCATGATCACGCCGGGTATCGACATCAAGCCACTCATCGCCGAGATCCGCGAACGGGTCATCGAAGAGTTGGACTACCGGCTCGAGGCCCAGTCACAACGCGCGTTCGCCGCGGCGTACGCCGACGACCCGGACTTCGTGGTCCCCAAGGTCGTCGCGAGCGCGCCCAAGGTCATCATCAGCGAATGGATCGACGGCACACCGGTGTCCCACGTCATCGCGCGCGGTAGCAAGAAGCAGCGCGACCGCGCCGGCATCTTGATGTCGACCCTGCATTTTTCCGGCCCTGCCCGAGCAGGCCTGCTGCACGCCGACCCGCACCCTGGCAACTACCGGTTGATGGACGACGGCCGGCTCGGTGTCATCGACTTCGGAGCCGTCAAGCATCTGCCCGACGGGCTACCGGAAATGATCGGTACGGCCGCCAGAATGACGCTGGACGGTGACGCAGATGGTGTCCTTGCCATGCTGCGCGAGGCCGGGTTCGTCAAGCCGACGATTCGAGTCGACGCCCAGGCCGTACTCGAATACCTACGCCCCATCCTCGAACCGCTCGCCAAGCCAACGTTCGCTTTCAGCCGAGAATGGATCAAAGCCGAGGCCGCGCGGCTGGGCAACCCACGCAGCGACGCCAACAAGCTCGGTCGCCAGCTCAACCTGCCGCCGGAGTACCTCATGATTTACCGCGTGACTCTCGGGTCTATCGGCGTACTGTGCCAGCTTGAGGCCGAGGGCCCGTTTCGCGGTGTCGTCGAACGCTGGCTGCCCGGCTTCGACGGCTAG
- a CDS encoding WhiB family transcriptional regulator, producing the protein MTTQTKTTTATVQNYQLGANKMPSPTSPISAATPLVSAPVFSADDELPCQVQDPDLWFAESPAALQKAKELCAQCPVRVECLVSAIDRREPWGVWGGEIFEQGVVIAQKRGRGRPRKDAPVRDQPGRAA; encoded by the coding sequence GTGACGACTCAGACCAAGACGACGACCGCGACCGTACAGAACTACCAGCTAGGAGCCAACAAGATGCCAAGCCCGACCTCGCCAATTTCCGCGGCGACGCCGTTGGTGAGCGCGCCGGTATTCAGCGCCGATGACGAACTGCCATGCCAAGTCCAGGACCCCGATCTCTGGTTCGCCGAGAGCCCCGCCGCGCTTCAGAAGGCAAAGGAACTGTGTGCACAGTGCCCGGTGCGGGTGGAGTGCCTCGTCTCGGCCATCGATCGCCGTGAGCCGTGGGGCGTCTGGGGTGGCGAAATTTTCGAGCAGGGCGTCGTCATCGCGCAGAAGCGTGGCCGCGGACGGCCCCGCAAAGATGCCCCCGTCCGGGATCAGCCCGGTCGTGCGGCGTAA
- a CDS encoding ATP-dependent DNA helicase UvrD2, whose protein sequence is MTAEPAIDGLDPEQAQAVLAPHGPVCILAGAGTGKTRTITHRIARLVHTGAVKPQQVLAVTFTARAAGEMRTRLMGLGTKGVQARTFHSAALRQLRYFWPSHFGGQLPELISSKFRLVGRAAARCKLSTDTAMVRDLAGEVEWSRSCLIDPSDYPAAVARSGRETPVAPETVVKVLETYEKLKQSAEVIDFEDMIMSMAFMIESVPQIAHQVRETYRSFVIDEYQDVNPLQQRLLDAWLGARDTVCVVGDANQTIYTFTGARPDYLLGFANRFPDASVVRLHRDYRSTPQVVTLANRVLDGSSGGLAGARMSLVGQQPTGPEPTITTYDDEPAEAAAVAAKCASLISSGTPAAQIAVLFRINAQSEIYEAALSSAGVPYILRGGEKFFERAEVREAVVFLRAAARTSDSTGRLGRAVRGVLANSGWDPEAAPSGGSARERWESLSALAGLADDLQSADPDIDLAAFVVELEQRAASQHAPTVQGVTLASLHAAKGLEWDAVFLVGLNDGMVPLNRARTNEQVEEERRLLYVGVTRARRILNLSWSLARSPGGRASRKQSRFLDALASSRGPTAKVAPSARRQKIARCKGCGQRLDPREVAAGSCGACLKVGDRTFERLRAWRMTVARSEEIAPYMVFDDETLGAISLMKPTTLSRLLKVKGVGEVKLGKYGSDLLEEIEASKKNLQKTQ, encoded by the coding sequence GTGACTGCCGAACCCGCCATCGATGGCCTTGACCCCGAACAGGCCCAGGCGGTGCTGGCTCCGCATGGGCCGGTGTGCATCTTGGCCGGGGCTGGCACCGGCAAGACCCGCACCATCACCCATCGGATCGCGCGTCTGGTGCACACCGGCGCGGTCAAGCCGCAACAGGTCCTCGCCGTTACCTTCACCGCGCGGGCGGCAGGGGAGATGCGCACCCGGCTGATGGGCCTGGGCACCAAGGGCGTGCAGGCCCGCACGTTTCACTCCGCCGCGCTGCGTCAGCTGCGCTACTTCTGGCCGAGCCACTTCGGCGGACAGCTGCCCGAGCTGATCAGCTCGAAGTTCCGCCTGGTCGGCCGTGCCGCCGCGCGTTGCAAACTGTCCACCGACACCGCGATGGTGCGCGACTTGGCCGGCGAGGTCGAGTGGTCGCGGTCCTGTCTGATCGACCCCAGTGACTATCCGGCAGCCGTTGCGCGATCCGGCCGCGAGACACCTGTCGCTCCGGAGACTGTCGTCAAGGTGCTCGAGACATACGAGAAGCTCAAGCAGAGCGCCGAGGTCATCGACTTCGAGGACATGATCATGTCGATGGCGTTCATGATCGAGTCTGTCCCACAGATCGCACACCAGGTGCGCGAGACCTACCGCTCGTTCGTCATCGACGAATACCAAGACGTCAACCCTCTTCAGCAACGGCTGCTCGATGCGTGGCTTGGCGCGCGCGACACGGTCTGCGTTGTCGGCGACGCTAACCAGACGATCTACACCTTCACCGGCGCGCGGCCGGATTACCTGCTCGGTTTCGCCAATCGATTCCCGGACGCGAGCGTCGTACGCCTGCATCGCGACTACCGGTCTACGCCGCAGGTCGTTACCCTGGCCAATCGGGTCCTCGACGGCAGTTCCGGTGGCCTGGCCGGCGCGCGCATGTCGTTGGTCGGGCAGCAGCCGACCGGACCCGAGCCGACGATTACCACCTACGACGACGAACCCGCCGAAGCGGCCGCCGTAGCGGCCAAATGCGCGTCGCTCATCTCGTCCGGCACCCCGGCTGCGCAGATCGCCGTACTGTTCCGCATCAATGCGCAGTCGGAGATTTATGAGGCCGCGCTGTCATCGGCTGGAGTGCCCTACATTCTGCGCGGGGGTGAGAAGTTCTTCGAACGAGCCGAGGTGCGCGAGGCGGTCGTATTCCTCCGTGCGGCGGCGCGCACCAGCGACTCGACCGGCCGACTTGGTCGGGCCGTGCGCGGCGTGCTTGCCAACAGTGGATGGGACCCGGAGGCGGCGCCATCGGGTGGGTCGGCCCGAGAGCGTTGGGAGTCGCTGTCGGCGCTCGCCGGTCTGGCCGATGACCTACAGTCCGCCGACCCGGACATCGACCTCGCCGCATTCGTCGTCGAGCTAGAACAGCGTGCGGCCAGCCAGCACGCGCCGACTGTGCAGGGCGTGACGCTCGCGTCGCTGCACGCGGCCAAGGGCCTCGAGTGGGACGCGGTGTTCCTCGTCGGGCTCAACGACGGCATGGTTCCGCTTAACCGAGCCCGCACCAATGAACAGGTCGAAGAGGAACGCCGACTGCTGTACGTCGGGGTGACCCGAGCTCGGCGCATCCTCAATCTGAGCTGGTCTCTTGCCAGGTCTCCCGGCGGACGCGCGTCACGCAAGCAGAGCCGATTTCTCGATGCGCTCGCGTCGTCGCGCGGACCGACCGCGAAGGTCGCGCCGTCCGCGCGGCGGCAAAAGATCGCGCGGTGTAAAGGATGTGGTCAGCGCCTGGACCCACGAGAGGTTGCCGCCGGCTCGTGCGGCGCGTGTCTCAAGGTCGGCGACCGGACCTTCGAACGTCTTCGGGCTTGGCGGATGACAGTTGCGCGCAGCGAGGAAATTGCGCCCTACATGGTCTTCGATGACGAGACTCTCGGCGCCATCTCGCTGATGAAGCCGACGACGCTCAGCCGACTGCTCAAGGTCAAGGGCGTCGGCGAGGTGAAACTTGGCAAATACGGCAGCGATCTTCTCGAGGAGATCGAGGCGTCGAAAAAGAATCTGCAAAAAACCCAATAA
- a CDS encoding mycoredoxin, which yields MSATETFTMYSTTWCPFCNRLRQDIADAGLDYTEIDVDDDVAAGEIVKGINQGNRVVPTLVFADGSSLTNPSIHEVKDKLAATSA from the coding sequence ATGAGTGCGACTGAGACTTTCACGATGTATTCCACGACCTGGTGCCCATTCTGCAATCGACTTCGTCAGGACATCGCCGATGCGGGCCTCGACTACACCGAGATCGATGTGGACGATGACGTCGCCGCCGGCGAGATCGTCAAGGGCATCAACCAGGGCAACCGCGTTGTCCCGACGTTGGTCTTCGCTGATGGCTCCTCGCTGACCAATCCGTCCATTCACGAGGTCAAAGACAAGCTCGCCGCAACCAGCGCCTGA
- the nudC gene encoding NAD(+) diphosphatase, which yields MTGLVSPTLGRFDVDRAAERRSDDAWLAQAWADGRVLVLTEKGEAPIAEGKDGPSLQWRDTSGYADDIERVFLGIYEDKPTFVIGGKRDIKADGWMDLRAVGEELSPEHAALLVEAVAITRWHDSHRACPRCGAPTEYVEAGWSTQCTNDGSRHFPRTDPAVIMLVHDGADRCVLGRNEAWPEGRFSVLAGFVEPGETAEQAVRREIHEEVGLRVTDVQYVGSQPWPFPASIMLGFIARVEGSEEIVRNDGEIAEAAWFTKDELRESKGIKVLPTPISIAHHIIYGWLDGELS from the coding sequence ATGACCGGACTAGTATCGCCGACACTCGGCAGGTTTGACGTGGATCGCGCGGCCGAACGACGTTCCGACGATGCGTGGCTCGCGCAGGCCTGGGCCGACGGCCGGGTACTCGTCCTCACCGAAAAAGGTGAAGCCCCCATCGCTGAGGGCAAGGACGGGCCGTCGTTGCAGTGGCGCGACACCAGCGGATACGCCGATGACATCGAGCGGGTTTTCCTGGGTATCTACGAAGACAAGCCGACCTTCGTGATCGGTGGCAAGCGAGACATCAAGGCCGACGGCTGGATGGACCTACGTGCCGTCGGTGAGGAACTGAGCCCAGAGCACGCGGCACTCCTGGTCGAAGCGGTGGCGATTACGCGGTGGCATGACTCGCATCGTGCGTGCCCCCGGTGCGGCGCACCCACCGAGTACGTCGAGGCCGGTTGGTCCACCCAGTGCACCAACGATGGGTCGCGGCATTTTCCGCGCACTGACCCCGCCGTCATCATGCTCGTCCACGACGGTGCGGACCGCTGCGTGCTGGGCCGTAACGAGGCCTGGCCGGAGGGACGGTTTTCGGTCCTGGCGGGCTTCGTCGAGCCGGGTGAGACAGCCGAACAGGCTGTACGCCGCGAGATCCACGAGGAAGTGGGCCTACGTGTCACCGACGTGCAGTACGTCGGTAGCCAGCCGTGGCCGTTTCCAGCATCGATCATGCTGGGCTTCATCGCGCGCGTCGAAGGGTCTGAGGAGATCGTCCGCAACGATGGCGAGATCGCTGAGGCGGCGTGGTTCACCAAGGACGAGCTGCGGGAGTCCAAAGGCATAAAGGTGCTGCCGACGCCGATCTCCATCGCGCATCACATTATCTACGGGTGGCTCGACGGCGAGCTCAGCTGA